In the genome of Aphidius gifuensis isolate YNYX2018 linkage group LG6, ASM1490517v1, whole genome shotgun sequence, the window GGTGTCTTTCCGTGTATAAGGCATTGAGAATCACTACAGTTTTTAATGAGCAAATTAtagaagataataaaaaaaaagaagaataagtTAAAGAAATATGTAACAAagcttaatatgtattttattttttattttttatgtaattaatcatttgtttatgtatttttaattacatctTCTATTAAGATCAtctttaatatgtattttaatttatgatttatataaAGTCGCGCCACTTTAGCCAATAGGGCAACTGGTGGTCAGCACTTTTTATTGGCTTAAAAAAACGTATGCGCATGGACCtacctgtatatttctaccatggttgtgtaataaaaaaaacagtttgacaGCTGTGTACAGTGGTGTAAgtttaatatatcatttacttcattttataaaaaaaagagggcactttcaactatcataccctggtgaaaatatttctccgcgatttctcctgaatttctccgcgattactccgaatttttccgcatttactccgaatttctccgcgattactccgaatttctcccaaattgacccatgcggagaaataaGTGGAGAACTCTTTTTCGAcgcggaaaaattactccgaaCTTTTTCCGCACtttctccgaatcgacttAGGTGAAGAagcgttcggaaatatttcttcaCGAAAAAAACACACGCGCAGAAACgtgataaagaaataatttcacCGCGGAGAAAGTATCTCCGCGTGTCATTTacgcggagaaattttttccgaattttctccgaatcgacttgggtggaaaaacgttcggaaatatttctccgcgtaTCATTTacgcggagaaattttttccgAAATTTCTCCGAATCGACTCGCGTGAAGAGACATTCGGAAATATTCCTCCGCGTGTCATTCacgcggagaaattttttccgAAATTTCTCCGAATCGACTCGGGTGAAGAgacgttcggaaatatttctctgtAAAAGACACGCGGAGATAATTTTTCCGCGGTTTCTTCAGAATAGACTTCGAAAagaataaaggaaaaaaaataactcacagaattttataaattttatttatcatttactatttcatatcaaaaataaaaaaggaactAAAAAAAGGTACCTCGTAGCTTTTACAAGTACAACTCCTTCGAATTTATCTTATTCATTGTTAGATTTTTCACAAAGATCCTTGGATGGCGTTTTTTCCGGTGGTGTACCATTTGTGtcaatttctaattttctttttagtttATTAGCATCCACTTTTTTGGCACCATCAATAACCCGTCCTATATGGGTATTAAATTGCTTTAACTCTATGTTCCGGGCATCTTTCATGTAACCGACTTTTTTTAGCCAGCTTGCAAACATTTCTTTTCCTTTCACCACTTTTTCTGGAGTTAAAACCTTTTTTGAAATACCTCGAGTCTGACGTACAACTCGATCCTTTAATTCTTCTTGAGTCCATATTGATCGCACTATTGATTTTGCACAGTCAGCTGCAGAGTTGAAAGTTTTGTTGCATAATTCGTTAATCTCAGGTATATTTGAAGGCTGTTTattttctatgaaaaaaaaaacaccaagaaattattatttcactaattaacagaaaaaaatttttaactctataatattttgttgatcttTACCTAAATTATCAgtaactgtatttttttttggcttaacTCCATCTTTACTAGGTGCAGTCATAAGCATTGTCTTATCTGAAACTattgaattgatttttattattatttttatcatcttgtgTCAGTTATAAAAGAAACAATCCTCGTTTTACCTGATATTTCATCAACAGTTGATTTCTGGCTGGACTGTTGAACCAAATCATTGAATGGTTTTGCAAATCTGCAAAACATAATACACCGTTATCGAATAAGAACTAAAACAATCTTTGCGAAAACAAATTACAAGAATAATGGCGTTACCAAATCGATCAAGTATTTCGATGAGTTTTAGTCCAGTTTTTTCTGTTATTGGAAATGACTTGGACTTCAGAAGATCGTCATATTTTTGTTTCCAATACTGAGCATATTTTTCAGCATCCAAGAAATTGCCAGTCGAGCTTGAATTCAATATTTCTAAGGATTGTTTGgactgaaataaatttttggatttaaacaaactttaattgacgaaaaataaatgaaaaaaataatcacctCATTTTCATTACATTCTTCATAATCCAATGATAGAGGATCCTCGTTGAGAAATATCTCTTGAGGTGAAATCATATCACCTTTGCCAACCTTGTCCTTTGGGGATGATGTGATTTTTGGATTGAATATATTGGTTTGCTCAGTGGGAAGGGGTGAAAAGAATTTTGACTTCTCTGCAgtattttgactttttttagcATGTTTTACATGGGCATCAATGACTTCTCGAGGAgatattttggttttttttcgttgctaaaatcatttattgaaaatgacaACATAAACTAGTTAATTCATATTACGATTCTCATACCTGCATTGTTTCACTGGGATTTTCAAATTCATTCTCGTAATCTTCTTCATCACTACTGTAGATTCTATGATTTATTCGCTTGAATTTAGATGTAATCGCTTGTTGTGCATTGTATCCTGCTGCTGTTTGTTGAACTTTCTTAATCTATAAAGCGTAAAATTGTAATGAGACGTTTCCATTTCTGCCGTGCTACTTAGTAGTGTGTATGATATAAAGATGACATTACTTTTCTTGATTGTTTTTCTTGTTCACTTCCATTTGATTTATTAGAGTCATCAGATTCATCACATACATCGTCAATAGTAGATTTACTTAATTTTGGAATATGCCAGCGCTTCAGctctattgatttttcaataccGCTGCGAGTTTCTGCAAGGTCAGATTGTGCCGGATTATTAAGGAAATAGATTGTCGGAAAATTAATCATCAGTACAATATTTTTGTGCTGGTTTACCACCTATATATACTCTACCTGAAATTGTAATAACCTGACAAGTCAAATGAACATTTTGTTCAGATGGCTTACGAAGGAGATATGGTTTAGATGATCTTGTTTGTTCATCTTTGCAAATAAACGTGCCAAGATCAAAATTTTGTAACCAATCCGTTTGTATAACTtgatttaatgttaattttatttcaaattaatttttttttatttttaaatcattactttaaatataaatatttgcaaatcgtaaaccatttggatcaacaattaaactcATTAGAGCGTTCGTTTTACCACAATTACTTCCTCCAATTATCGCGCATCTTATTGTATTTGGTAGTAAATCACCATGTCGTTTTTCTATCAAACCATTACCACtttttgatgtaattatatcaaagtttataaCTTGTAATTTTAAGGCTGTTTCTGGTATTCCAACGTGATGAGCACAGACCTCAAATCCTATAAATTCAGCTGTTTTATACCAAAGCAAATCAGTCTGTTATAAACTATGATTGAGCATACATCAAAAACGAAACAGAACAAAAAACGTTTTGGAAAAGGAatactcaataaaataatcaacaaattacCATTTGAACTTCATTTGCCTGGTTATTCATATTGCGGACCAGGTACCAAGTTAGAAAAACGTTTAGCAAGAAGGGATCTTTGAATTAATCCTTTAGACGCAGCTTGTAAAAACCACGATATTGCTTATTCGAAAAATCGCAACGATATCAAGGCAAGAAACGcagctgatgatattttagctCGTGAAGCAGCTAAACGTATTTTTTCCAAAGTCTCAAGTTTAAAAGAGAGAGCAGCAGCTACATTTGTTACTTGGagcaatgaaattaaaatcaaaatttggtATGGGTTGTGTTAGTGAGGAGCAAAAATGTACGAAAAGAGAACCATTATCTtcgctaaaaaataaaaaaaaaaaaagaagactggaggaaaattaataaaaaatgaaaaacgcactgttaaaaaaaaagaaaatcaaggaaaaaagaaaatatcattttcaaaaatcgtACAAGCAGCTAAACAAGCAATGAAGagatcaaataattcatccGTTGCAAGAGCACCTATTAAAACAAATGGTGGAAAGAAAGCTATTACTGTGCAAAGAGTTTTACTAGTTGCAAAACATATCCAATCTATTTATCAATTACTGTTAAAACCATTGATCATTTACATaactaaaaattgttgttcaaaacggtaaattattgaattttcgtggtaaaaacaatattataataataataataataataataataataataataataataataataataataataataataataataataataataataataataataataataataataataataataataataataataataatatacatataataataataatacatataa includes:
- the LOC122859860 gene encoding uncharacterized protein LOC122859860, whose protein sequence is MNNQANEVQMTDLLWYKTAEFIGFEVCAHHVGIPETALKLQVINFDIITSKSGNGLIEKRHGDLLPNTIRCAIIGGSNCGKTNALMSLIVDPNVIQTDWLQNFDLGTFICKDEQTRSSKPYLLRKPSEQNVHLTCQVITISETRSGIEKSIELKRWHIPKLSKSTIDDVCDESDDSNKSNGSEQEKQSRKIKKVQQTAAGYNAQQAITSKFKRINHRIYSSDEEDYENEFENPSETMQQRKKTKISPREVIDAHVKHAKKSQNTAEKSKFFSPLPTEQTNIFNPKITSSPKDKVGKGDMISPQEIFLNEDPLSLDYEECNENESKQSLEILNSSSTGNFLDAEKYAQYWKQKYDDLLKSKSFPITEKTGLKLIEILDRFVLIR
- the LOC122859529 gene encoding uncharacterized protein LOC122859529; this translates as MLMTAPSKDGVKPKKNTVTDNLENKQPSNIPEINELCNKTFNSAADCAKSIVRSIWTQEELKDRVVRQTRGISKKVLTPEKVVKGKEMFASWLKKVGYMKDARNIELKQFNTHIGRVIDGAKKVDANKLKRKLEIDTNGTPPEKTPSKDLCEKSNNE